A genomic segment from Nicotiana tabacum cultivar K326 chromosome 9, ASM71507v2, whole genome shotgun sequence encodes:
- the LOC107826267 gene encoding mediator of RNA polymerase II transcription subunit 10b-like gives MNSSKNSSSAGSIGGNGIINPIYYDASPANAAATTAVSLAEDLKQNLNQSIDSIEKTLGILHKLYLTVSSQLLLIQRLNNLVLELDNMATFGEKCNIQVPIEVLNLIDNGKNPDEFTRDVLNNCIVKNQITQGKTDAFKGLRRHLLEELEQTFPEEAEAYGEIRAASAAGADVALGSRVQLNP, from the coding sequence ATGAACTCATCGAAGAACAGCTCCTCCGCCGGTAGCATCGGCGGCAACGGAATAATAAACCCTATATACTACGATGCATCACCGGCCAACGCCGCCGCTACCACCGCCGTTTCACTGGCCGAGGATTTGAAACAAAATCTCAATCAAAGCATAGATTCAATCGAGAAAACCCTAGGAATTCTCCACAAGCTTTATCTCACCGTTTCCTCTCAACTTCTCCTTATTCAACGCCTGAATAATCTTGTGCTGGAGCTTGATAATATGGCGACATTCGGAGAAAAATGCAATATTCAAGTGCCTATAGAGGTCCTGAACTTGATTGATAATGGGAAAAATCCAGATGAATTTACGAGAGATGTGTTAAACAATTGCATTGTCAAAAACCAAATTACTCAGGGGAAAACAGATGCATTTAAGGGTTTGCGTCGGCATCTACTGGAAGAGCTTGAACAGACTTTTCCTGAGGAAGCGGAAGCTTATGGGGAGATTCGGGCAGCATCTGCAGCAGGAGCGGACGTAGCGCTTGGATCGCGGGTTCAATTGAATCCATAA
- the LOC107826266 gene encoding pentatricopeptide repeat-containing protein At1g50270-like — MTSKSYQQLNNLATKILHLLNKTCISPAHISQIQTQLILHNLHFNTTIAHNFISACQSLGLLNSAFTLYTKLIKKPHIFICNTLIQAFSQTEVTLKRNSISMYAHMHTEAIFPNNYTFPFVLKSLSDLKELKLGQSVHTHIVKWGHACDIYVQNSLLNLYASCGKIDLCKQQFDEMPHRDVVSWTVMIMGYKDCGKYDDALVVFEQMRNAGVAPNRVTMVNALSTCANFGALDMGMWIHDYIRSGWELDVILGTSLIDMYGKCGKIEYGFWVFQEMKQKNVYTWNAVIRGLALAKSGEEAVPLFFIMERENVSPDEVTLVAVLCACAYSGMVEQGREIFSWLMNGKYGFPPGVKHYACMVDLLARYGHLEDAFRMIKEMPMEPTKSVWGALLAGCRLHGNQEMSEFAAWKLVGLAPKNSAYYVVLANLYGEMGRWNDAEKIRAMMKERGLSKDLGSSSVELEDQKDLLELLR; from the coding sequence ATGACATCAAAATCATATCAACAGCTTAACAATTTAGCAACAAAAATCCTTCATCTCTTGAACAAAACCTGTATTTCACCTGCTCATATTTCCCAAATTCAAACTCAACTCATTCTCCACAATCTCCATTTCAACACTACCATTGCCCATAACTTCATCTCAGCTTGCCAATCTTTAGGTCTCTTAAACTCTGCTTTCACCCTTTACACCAAACTTATCAAGAAACCACACATCTTCATTTGCAACACTCTCATTCAAGCATTTTCACAAACAGAAGTTACACTGAAACGAAACTCCATTTCTATGTATGCCCACATGCATACAGAAGCCATTTTTCCGAATAATTATACTTTCCCTTTTGTTCTTAAGTCTTTGTCTGATCTTAAGGAGCTGAAACTAGGCCAATCTGTACATACTCACATCGTAAAATGGGGTCATGCTTGTGATATTTATGTTCAAAACTCGTTATTGAATTTGTATGCTTCATGTGGCAAGATTGATTTGTGTAAACAACAGTTCGACGAAATGCCTCACAGAGATGTTGTTTCTTGGACAGTTATGATTATGGGTTATAAAGATTGTGGGAAGTATGATGATGCGCTTGTTGTGTTTGAGCAAATGAGAAATGCGGGTGTGGCACCGAATCGGGTGACGATGGTGAATGCATTGTCTACTTGTGCTAATTTTGGTGCTTTGGATATGGGTATGTGGATACATGACTATATAAGGAGTGGGTGGGAATTGGATGTGATATTAGGTACTTCTTTGATAGATATGTATGGGAAATGTGGGAAAATTGAATATGGTTTTTGGGTATTTCAAGAAATGAAACAGAAGAATGTGTATACTTGGAATGCTGTGATCAGAGGGTTGGCATTGGCTAAAAGTGGGGAGGAGGCGGTACCATTGTTCTTTATCATGGAGCGCGAAAATGTCAGCCCTGATGAAGTGACATTAGTTGCTGTGCTTTGTGCTTGTGCATATTCCGGAATGGTTGAACAGGGTAGAGAAATCTTTTCTTGGCTGATGAATGGGAAGTATGGATTTCCACCTGGTGTGAAACACTATGCATGTATGGTTGATCTATTAGCACGCTATGGGCATTTAGAAGACGCATTTAGGATGATCAAAGAGATGCCAATGGAACCTACGAAGAGCGTTTGGGGTGCACTGCTTGCTGGCTGCAGACTTCATGGCAATCAAGAAATGAGTGAGTTTGCAGCTTGGAAACTTGTCGGATTGGCACCTAAGAATTCGGCCTATTACGTTGTCTTGGCTAATTTATATGGTGAAATGGGAAGGTGGAATGACGCGGAGAAAATTCGAGCTATGATGAAAGAGAGGGGACTATCAAAGGACTTGGGTAGTAGTTCAGTAGAACTTGAGGATCAAAAGGATCTACTGGAATTGTTAAGGTGA
- the LOC107768364 gene encoding F-box protein SKIP1-like, with translation MDDDKEKIAESGPSHDWAELTQLCLINILSRLSLEDRWRGAMFVCKPWFQACKDPNLNSVNDIETQFESATESSLYWTPEFERKMDNMLRSVVLWSDGSLTTVRVRHCSDRSLALVAERSPNLQVLSIKSCQHVTDETMSKIAYGCPWLRELDISLSYQISHKSLALIGHHCANLRILRRNFTNRLDRSRQQRFIPGEYLDACPQDGDSEAAAIGKFMLKLVQLELRFSDLTNQGLALISEGCINLEHLDLTGCTNVTSRDISNASSNLKQLKTLKKPQFYIPTFESERYGHWQLYDERFQTGDFRI, from the exons ATGGACGATGACAAAGAGAAAATAGCCGAGTCAGGGCCTAGCCATGACTGGGCCGAGTTAACTCAGCTATGCCTCATCAACATCCTCTCTCGCCTCTCCCTCGAAGACCGATGGCGCGGAGCCATGTTTGTCTGCAAGCCATGGTTTCAAGCTTGCAAGGATCCTAACCTCAACTCAGTAAACGACATCGAAACTCAGTTCGAATCGGCCACTGAGTCGTCTCTTTACTGGACGCCCGAGTTCGAGCGCAAAATGGACAATATGCTTCGATCTGTTGTACTTTGGAGTGATGGATCTCTTACTACCGTTCGGGTTAGACACTGCTCTGATCGTTCCCTAGCTTTGGTCGCTGAAAG GTCCCCAAACCTTCAAGTTCTCTCTATCAAAAGCTGTCAACACGTAACTGATGAAACGATGTCTAAGATTGCCTATGGGTGCCCTTGGCTTAGGGAACTCGATATCAGCCTCTCCTATCAAATATCTCACAAGTCTTTGGCTCTTATAGGACATCATTGTGCTAATTTGAGAATTCTGAGGCGAAATTTCACGAATAGGTTAGATCGTTCCAGACAACAACGTTTTATCCCCGGGGAGTATCTAGATGCCTGTCCTCAAGATGGCGATTCAGAAGCTGCTGCAATTGGAAAATTTATGCTCAAACTTGTGCAACTTGAGCTTCGTTTCTCCGACTTGACTAATCAAGGACTAGCTTTGATATCTGAAGGGTGTATAAACCTTGAGCATCTGGATCTCACTGGATGTACAAATGTTACTAGCCGGGATATTTCAAATGCCTCGTCGAATCTGAAGCAGTTGAAAACCTTGAAGAAGCCTCAGTTTTACATTCCGACGTTTGAATCTGAAAGGTATGGTCACTGGCAACTGTATGATGAGCGTTTCCAGACGGGTGACTTTCGAATTTAA